In the Halorubrum ruber genome, AGTATCGCCGGGATCTCGTCGCCGCCGGCGACCGCCATCACGTGGTTGTTCGAGTACGGCCGGATGAACAGCGCCTCGACGCCGTACGGGTACTCGTCGGCGGCGCTGCCGTAGAGCTCCTGGGTCGCCTGCGGCGGCGCGACGGGGAACCACGGCCGCTTCGCCGGGTAGCCGTCGTCGCGGTCGAAAAGCGAGGTGTCCTCGTAGTTGACGCCGCCGCGGAGCAGGGGGATCCCCCACGGCGAGTGGCCGTCCGGGACCGAACCGAGCTCGTACCGGCCCGACATGGTGTCGTAGCCGGCGTACGGCGTGATCTGGCCGCCCTTCCAGTCGTAGTTCCCGATGAGGTGCTGGAGGGTGGCGATCGCCCGCGTGTTGTAGAAGCCGTTGGTGTGCTTCGCCGGCCCGCGGTAGGCCATGATCGCCGCCCGCTTGCCGTGGCTGGTGAACTCGTCGGCGATCTCGGCGATCTGCTCGGCCGGTACGCCGGCCATCTCGGCGTACTCCTCGACGGTGTGTTCGAAGACGCGCTCGCGGTACTGGCTCCAGACGCTCCGGACCGCCGTCCCGTCGATTGTCACGTCGACGTCGAGGACCGCCGTGTCGACCTCGCTCGCGGGGCGCGGCTCGCCCGTCGCCGCGTCGACGGCGACGAAGTCGTCGGCGGCCTCGTCGTCCTCGTCGACGAGTCCTAGGTCGGCGGCGTGCGCCTTCGGCCCCGCCGGCTCGTCGACGAGGACGAGGTGTGTCGCGTCGCTCCACGTCGGCTCGTCGTCGTCGCTCGCGGCCGACCGCGAGGGGTTCTGGAGGTACGTCAGGTCGTGGCGGTCGTTCTCGATGATCCACCGCGCCATCCCGAGCGCGAGCGCCCCGTCCGCGCCGGGTTCGACGGGCACCCACGTGTCGGCCTTCTCGGCCGTCTTCGACAGGCGCGGGTCGACGACGTCCATCCGCATCCCGTCCTCGATGGCGTTCGTCAGCTTCGGCGCGAGCCACGTCGGGCCCTTGTTGGCGACCATCGGGTTGGTCCCCCACGCGATGAGGTACTCGCAGTTCTCGACGTCCGGGTACTGCCGCTTCTTCTGGGCGGCGTGCGACCGAACGTTGCCCATCACGCTCGAGACGCCGCAGGTCCCCGCGTGGTGGATGCTGTTGATCGACCCGAGCCCCTGATGCCAGAGCCGGTTGCGGATGAAGTTCCGCCGGAACCCGCCGACGTCGACGATCTGGTTGGACTTCGGGCCGAGGTCGGGGTGGTCGGTGTCGATGAGGTCGTCCGCGTACTTCTCGTCGAACGCTGACTTGGACAGCTCGCCGCTCTGAACGGCCTCCCAGTCGCTCATCACCGCCTCCTGCGGGGCGTACCCCCAGATGTCTTCGAGCCCGGGGTGGCCGAGCTCGTCGTCGCCCTCGACGATGTCCCGGATCGCCTCGTCCCATGAGACGGTCTTCCACTCGCCCGAGCCCCGCGGGCCGACCCGCTTCATCGGCTGCCGGACGCGGTAGCTGTCGAAGGCCGTCTGGATGCCCGCCTGTCCCTTCAGGCAGATCCGGCCGCCCGAAAGCGACCAGCGGTCGGTGTCGACGTCGCCGCTCCCATCGACGTCGCCCATCGCCACGTCCTCCGGGTCGCTGTCGTAGGGGACCTGCGAGAACGGTTGCGTGGTGAGGAACGAGTACGGGTTTCCGGCGAGCTTCCGGACGAGCGAGCTGTACTCGCCGGTGCCGCTCCCGTCCGCGAGCCTGACCTTGATCGGACAGAACGTGTTACACTGGCCGCAGGTTGTGTGTATCACGTCGCTCGCGCCGTACTCGCCGTACTCGTCGCCGACGTAGTGGTGTTCGTCGTCGGTCCACAGGTCGTCGACGTCCACGTCGACCGCGGCGTTGCTCGCCGCCGCGATAACTCCGATACTCCCGGCCGCCTTGACGAAGTCGCGACGCGAAACCCCCGCGCCGCCCTCGCCCGAATCGTCGGAACTCATTCGTGGTCACCTCCGGAAAGCGGGGTCAACGGAAGCGTCTCCGCGCCCAGCGTGTACAACAGCAGCCCGACGCCGATCATGCCGACGCTCGTTCCCCACTCGACGAGGGTCGGGAAGTACGACCCGTGAGGGAGCCCCTCCATCACGGGCATGACCTGCGCCGGAACGACGATGTTGAACCGCACCGCGACGATTCCGACGACGACGCTCAGCCCGGCCAGAACCATCACCGAGGGCGAGCGCCGCCATGACCGCTTGCTCAGCAACACCATGGGGAATACCCAGCTGAAGCCGACCATGAACCACCAGAACGACCACGACATCGGGCCGTACATGATCACCTGCCAGGTCTCGATCTCGTGGGGGTGGAGGCTGGCGATCGCGATGAACGTCTCGATGGCGGTCAGCGCGGCGTCGACGATAATGAAGCCGATCACCAGCTGTGCGAGCCGATCCAACAGGTCAGGGTCGACCGACTCGCCGTCGAACAGCCGGGTCCGAAGCACGTAGATCAGCATCACCAGGGCGGTCCCGCTGAGTAGCGCCGAGACGACGAATATCACCGGGAACAGTCCGCTGTTCCAGTACGGACGGGCCTTCGAGACGGCGAACAGCACGCCGGTGCCGCCGTGGACCATGAAGATCGCCAGCGGGATCCCGACGACGCCGGCCCGCTTGAGCCAGCGTCGGTCGAACGCCTGCGACGCCTCGCTCGTGTCGAGCCGGCCGAGCGCGAGCGCCGCGTAGAACCGCCTTTTGAGCCCCGAAGTGCGCTCGGCGACCCGCGCAAGGTCGATCCGCATCGAGAAGTACAGCTCCGTGATCAAGATCCCGATGTAGGCCACGTAGGCGTGGACCTCCCACGAGAGCGCCGAGGTCAGCTGGCGCCAGAGGAACGGGAAGTACATCCGGTCCATCCGCCCGAGGTCGATCCAGACGAACAGCAGCGCCACCGCCATGCTGATGACGGCTGCGAACAGCGCCTCGCGGTCGATCCGGTGCATCCCCTCGACCTCGAAGACGTTCGCCATCGTGCTCACGAGGAAAGCGCCGGCCGAGAGGCCGACGAAGTAGATGTAGAACGCGACCCACGCGCCCCACGGGACGACGCTCGTGAGGTTCGTGCTCGCCATCCCCTCCGTGAGCCGAAAGTACGTCGCGTACGCGCCGACGGCGACGAGGACGCCGACGACCGCGTACCAGGCGACGCGCAGCCGGTCGTCCTCGAACCCCGGGTCGAACTCGACGTGTGGACTCTGTGTCGCCATGGGTCTATTTGAGGTAGTAGACGTTGGGGTCGGTCCCCTCGTCTTCTTTCAGTTGGAACGCGCGCGACGAGTCGGCCATCTTCGCGACCTCGCTGTCGGGGTTCTCGAGATCGCCCATGTTCCGGGCGTCGCCGACGCACGTCTCGACGCAGGCCGGCTCCTCGCCGCGCTCTAACCGGTGCGTACAGAAGCTACACTTGCGGATGTTGCCGATCGGCGACTCGCCCTCCTCGCGCGGGCCGCGGTCAACGCCGTACTCCGGGCTCGTGACCTCGCCCGCCCCCTCGACCTCGTCGTCGTAGTTCTCGCCGAAGTCGAAGTACCGCGCGCCGTACGGGCAGGCGATGTTGCAGTACCGACAGCCGATACAGCGGTCGTAGTCGATGTTGACCACGCCGTCGTCCATCTTGTACGTCGCCGAGACGGGACACACCTGAACGCACGGCGGGTTGTCGCACTGCATGCACGGGCGCGGCACGTTCGTCCGCGTGACGTTCGGGAACTCGCCGTGTTCCTCCTCCATCACGACGTTGTACGAGACCCCGGGCGGGGTTCGGTTCTCGGACTTGCACGCGACCGTACACGAGTCGCAGCCGACGCACTTCTGGAGGTCGATCACCATCCCCCACTTCTCGTCGCCCGCGCCGATCCCCCCGTCCGACTCGTCTCCCGCCTCGTCCTCGACCTGCGCCGTCTCCGTCGAGAACGTGTCCATTGACCCGACGGCACAGCTGAGCGACTCGGCCGTCTCGGTCGAGACCGTCTGGTCGCCCGAGTCGACCGCCGGGTTCGGCGTCTCGCGGTACGCCTCGCCGAACTCCGCGGCGGCGGCCTCGTCGTACTTCTCCCAGTAATCGTCGCCGGTGATCTCGCCGCGAGCGACGCGCTGCGCGTCCTCGGCCATCGCGACGCCGAGGTCGGTGTCCGCCTCGACGTCCGCGAGCTCCTCCCGCGGGTCGGGCCGCTCCGCTTCCACCATCGCGTCGAGGTCGGCTTTCCCGACGTTCGGGATGCCGGGGAGGGTGTCCCCGTCGTCAGCGGTGCTCATCGCCACCACCCGTCGCCGGTCGTCTCGCCGACGGGCGCTCGGTTCCGCGCCGGCCGGTTAGTCCTGGAGGTCATACGCGTGAACGTACGCAGACCCCGGTGGAAAGGGTGATACCAATACAGTTTGCCCCGGCCGCTCTCCGAGGGAACACCCCATATTCCGGGTACCAATACTGTTTGGATCGGGGGATCGGTCGGCCGGATCGACCGTTTCGCGCCCCGCGACGGCGACCGCCGATATTATCACCGAGAACGGACACCCCCCGGACATGAACGCACCGTACCGAAGCGGACGAACGACCGGCGGGGCAGAGACGACGGTCCGCCGAGGGAGGGAACGGAGCGGATGAACTGGATCATCGCGCTCTCGATCGGGCTTCGGCTGCTCGGCGTCGGCTACTCGGTCCTGCTGCTCGCGAGCACCCGCGATCGGCGGTTCGGCTTCCTGACGCTGCTTTTGACCTTCATGACGCTCCGGCAGCTGCTCACCGTCCGGACGGCGACCACGGGGGTCGAGGAGCTCCCCGGGCTCGTCGTGAGCGGGCTCACCCTCCTGACGGTGTACTACCTCTCCGAGTACGTCGACGAGGAGGACGCCGTCAAAGCGCGGCTAGAGCGGGCGAACGAGCGGCTTCGGGGCTTCCGGAAGGCCATCGAACACGCCGGGCACGCGATCTTCCTCACGGACCCGGAGGGCACCATCGAGTACGCGAACCCGGCCGTCGAAACGGTCACGGGGTACGGACCGGACGAGGTGGTCGGCGAGAATCCCCGACTCTGGCAGTCGGGGAAACACGACGACGAGTTTTACGAGGGGCTCTGGGAGCAGATCGAGTCGGGGTCGGTGTGGGAGGGCGAGCTGACGAACCGCCGGAAGTCGGGGGAGCTCTGCTGGATCGACGCGACGATCGCGCCGATCACCGAGGACGGCGAGGTGGACCGCTACGTCGCGATCGAGCGCGACGTCACCGAACGGAAGGAACGCGAGCTGCGCATCGAGGACCAGAACGAGCGGTTGGCCCTCCTGAACAACACGAACGAGGTGCTGCGAGACGTCAACCGGGAGCTCGTCGCCGCGTCGACGAGAGCCGAGATCGAGGCCGCCGTCTGCGAGCAGTTCGCCTCCGCCGAGCTCTTCGACGTGGCCTGGACCGGCGGACGCGGGCTCGTCGACGGCACCGTCAGTCCGCGCTCGTGTTCGGGGGCCGACGTCGACGCGCTCGACGGCCACATCGAGACGCTGTGCGCCACCGACCCGACGCCGATCGAGGCGGCGCTCGACGCCTCCCGTCCGGTGTTCACCGAGGTCGACGACGACGACCTCGCCGGATGTCCCGGTGAGTCGCACTGCGTCGTGGTGCCGCTCGCGTACCGCGGCGCGGAATACGGCGTACTCGTCGTGATGACCCGCAACGCCGACGCGTTCGACCTGATCGAGCGCGACATCTTCGCAGAACTGGGCCGCACCGTCGCCGACGCGATCAGCGCCGTCGAGAGCAAGCGGACGCTCGCCGCGGACAGCGTCACCGAGCTGGAGTTCCAGCTGACCGGGATCGACGAGCCGCTGGCGACCATGGCGGCGGAGCTGGACTGTACGGTCGACGTCGAGCACGTCGGCGGCGGCGAAGACGACCGCGTCCAGTACGTCACGGTCGCGGACGCCGAACCGGATGCCGTCTCCGAGTACGCCGCCGGCGCCGACGGCGTCGACGCGGCACAGCACGTCTACACCCACGAGGGACGCTCGCTGTTCCGGTTCTCGCTCGGCGAGCGGTCGATCGTCGCGACGCTGGCGCAGTACGGCGCGGGCGTCGAGTCGCTCTCGGTCGCCGGGACGAGCGGGACGCTGGTCGCGCACGTCGCCAGCTCGAACGACATCCGCTCCGTCGTCGACGCACTTCAGACGGCGTACGACGGGCTGACGCTCGTCGCGCAGCGCGAGCGCGAGCGGGACGTCCAGACCGAGGCCGGGTTCCGGAAGCAGTTAGCGGGGGCGCTGACGGACCGACAGCGCGAGGCGGCGCGCACCGCGCACTACGCCGGGTTCTTCGAGTGGCCCCGCGAGCACACGGGCGAGGAGGTTGCGTCGATGATGGACATCTCACAGACGACGTTCACACAGCACCTCCGGGCGGCCGAGAACAAGCTGTTCGCCGCGCTGTTCGACGACGCCGTCACGGTGTCGTAGCTGTCCGCGGGACCGGCTCCGGTCGGCTACGGCGTCAGCCGGTCGACCGAGAGCCACTCCACGTCGGCGTCGAGGGTCGCGCCGGCGGCGCCGTCGCTGGAGCGCTCGCCGCCGACCGCGGTCAGCGCGAACGCCATCTCCTTGCGGACGCCGCCCGCGAGCCGCACGTCGAGCGAGAGCTCGCGCGGCGAGAACTCGTGGTCCGGCCCCACCACGCGCACGAGGTGCTCGGAGTGCGGGAGGTCGTCGACCGTCTCCACGTCGAGGTACGTCCGGAAGTCGGCGCCGAACTTGAAGCCGGTTTTCGGCACCGCGTCGGCCGCGCGGAGGCGCTTATAAACCGCGAGCCGGCGGTCGAACCGCTCGCCCTCCACGTCGCGGCCGCGGGCGACGACTCTGGCGGCGGCGTCACCGGCGTTCGCGTCCGCGTCCTCAGTTCTCTCGCCTTCCACCGACGCCGACAGCGACAGCCGGCCGTCTGCCGCGAGCGATGCGGCCTCGACGAGCGAGAGCTGGAGCGCGCCCTCCACGTCGGCGGCTCGCCCCGTGAGCGGCCGGCCGTAGAAGCCGCGCTCGTAGAGGTCCTCGGGGGCGTCCCAGACGACGACGCGATCGGCGAGGAGGACGCCGGTCAGGTCGCTCGGCGGCTCGTAGTCGGTCGCGCCCTCGATGCCGCCCGCTTCGGCCGCGAAGTAGGTGATGTCGGACTCCTCGTCGACGACCGCGAGGGTGCGCCCGGCCAGTTCCGCGGCCGCGACGGACTCGCGTTCGCCGACGACCTGTATCGGGTACTTCACGTTGCCCGTGTCGGGCGTTTCGCCGCGCTCGTAGGCGACGAAGTCGACCGCGTCGCTCGGGGCGTCATCCCCGCCCGGCCACGGCTCGCGGGCGGGCGAGAGGTAGAAGCCCCGGTCGCGGAGGTCGGAGTAGACGAGGAAGCGCACCGCAAAGCGGTCGGCCGCGGCCGCGCTCGCGACGAAGAAGCGCTCGAAGCCGACGGGATCTGAATCATCGCTCAGCGTTATCCCGGAGAGGTCGCCGCGGAACAGCAGGTGGGCGGCCTCGACCCGCGAGAGCGCGATCTCGTTCCCGTCGAGCGGCCGCCCGTACCCCCGGGCGTCGTAGAAGCGCTGGCGGGCGTCCCCGCCGACGCGGACCGCGTCGCCCCGCAGGTGTCCCGTCGGTTGCATATCAGTCACCGCGGCCGGCCGAGGGAAGGGGGTTGCGGTCGATACGCGCTTGACTGTGGTCTGTCCGATCGGGACGGAAGTCGTTTATAAATGCGAGTTTCAAGCATTGCCGACGGCTGTTTATATGTGATTAGCAGCATATCGGCGGCGAACACCGCCAAATCCCCAGCCGCTCACTTATAAATAATCGACTGCGGATCGACGACGGATACCTCCAAAGCCCCAGCCGGGAGGCGGGCGCACGCTCGCTGCGGTCCTCGGTCGCTCGCGCTGCTCGCTCCCTGTGGTCCTTGCGTCGTCATCAGAACGCCCCGCGTTCTGATTGGCTCACGAGAGCTTCGCTCTCGTGAACGCCTGCGCCCGCCTCCCGGCTGCCCCTTTGAGTCCCACCCGACCGCACCGCAACCGCGCCTCACGCCTCCCCAGCCTCGCGGCTCACGGCTCGCGGCTTCGCCGCTCGCGTTCGCCGCGTCCCTCGCGCGTGCTGGCTCGCGGCCGCCGAGGGCGGCCGCTCGCAGGCGCACGCCACCGCGGCCGCTATTTATAAGCAACTGTCACTACCCTCCCGACCGTTTTGGATCGATATCCGCGGCCGGGAACCCGCTCGCGACGGCGTCGGACAAGGATAAAGAGCCGCGGGCCGGAAGGGTGTGTATGAACGACACCGCAGGGCTCCGGCTCACGGTGCGTGCCGCCGAGAAGCGGGACGCGGGCCGGGGCATCGCCAGGCTCCCCGAGTCGGCCCGCAAGCGGCTCGCCCTCCTCAGCGGCGACACGGTCGAGGTGCGCGGCGAGCGCACCGCGGTCGCGAAGGTGTGGCCGGGCGGCCCCGACGCCCCCGACGGCTCCGTCCTCATCGACGCCGACACCCGTGCGAACGCCGGCGTGAAGGTCGGCGACACCGTGACCATCGCGCCCGTCGACGTTTCCGACGCCGACCGTGTGGCGCTTTCGGCGCCCGGCCGCCTCGCCGAGGTGGACGTGAGCCGCGAGGTGGTCGAGCGCGCGCTCTCCCGCGAGCTCCGCGACCGTCCCGTCACCGAGGGCGAGGCCGTCCACGTCGAGCGGCTCGGCGGCCTCCGGTTCGTGGTCGCCCGGACCGCGCCCGCGGGGACCGTCCGGATCACGGCGTCGACCGACGTGTCCGTCGAGTACGAGGGCGACGCCGAACCGACGAGCGACGCTGGGTCCGCGGGCGACCGCGCCGACGCGCCGACGGACGCGGGAAGTGACCGAGCCGGAGGATCTGGGACCGCCTCGGGCTCGGGGACCGACCTCCCCGGCGACGACGCCCGGCCGAAGACCGGCGACGCCCCGCCCGCCGAACACACCGCGGGCGCGACCTACGAGGACATCGGTGGGCTCGACGAGGAGCTCGAGCTGGTCCGGGAGACGATCGAACTCCCGCTCTCCGAGCCGGAGGTGTTCACCCGGCTCGGCATCGACCCGCCGAAGGGGGTCCTCCTCCACGGGCCGCCGGGGACCGGGAAGACGCTCATCGCCCGCGCCGTCGCCAACGAGGTCGACGCGACGTTCATCACGGTGGACGGCCCGGAGATCATGTCGAAGTACAAGGGGGAGTCGGAGGAGCGGCTCCGCGAGGTGTTCGAGCGCGCGAGCGACGACGCCCCGGCGATAATCTTCTTCGACGAGATCGACTCGATCGCGGGGAAACGCGACGACGGCGGCGACGTGGAGAACCGGGTCGTCGGCCAGCTGCTCTCGCTGATGGACGGGCTTGACGCCCGCGGCGACGTGATCGTCATCGGCGCGACGAACCGCGTCGACACCATCGACCCCGCGCTCCGCCGCGGCGGCCGGTTCGACCGCGAGATCGAGATCGGCGTCCCCGGCGAGGCGGGCCGCCGGCAGATCCTCGACGTCCACACGCGCCGGATGCCGCTGGCGGACGACGTCGACCTCGATCGGATCGCGAGCCGGACGCACGGGTTCGTCGGGGCCGACATCGAGGGGCTCGCGCAGGAGGCGGCGATGACGGCGCTCCGCCGCGCCCGCGAGTCGGACTCGCGCGCGCTCAACGACGTGACCGTCAGCAAGGCCGACTTCGAGGCCGCTCACGCGAGCGTCGAGCCGAGCGCGATGCGCGAGTACGTCGCCGAGCAGCCGACCACCGACTTCGCCGACGTCGGCGGCCTCGACGACGCCAAGGAGGAGCTCGAACGCGCCGTGACGTGGCCGCTCTCGTACGGGCCCCTCTTCGACGCGGCGGGCGCCGACCCCCCGACCGGCGTCCTGCTGTACGGCCCGCCCGGGACCGGGAAGACGCTGCTCGCGCGCGCCATCGCCGGCGAGAGCGGCGTCAACTACATCCAGGTCGCCGGCCCCGAGCTCCTCGACCGGTACGTCGGCGAGTCGGAGAAGGCGGTGCGCGAGCTGTTCGACCGCGCCCGGCAGGCGGCGCCCGCGATCATCTTCTTCGACGAGATCGACGCGGTCGCGACCGACCGCGACGCGGCCGGCGGCGACGGCTCCGGCGTGAGCGAGCGCGTCGTCTCCCAGCTGTTGACCGAGCTCGACCGCGCCAGCGACAACCCGAACCTCGTCGTCCTCGCGGCGACCAACCGGCGGGACGCGCTCGACCCCGCGCTGCTCCGCCCCGGGCGCTTGGAGACCCACGTCGAGGTCCCCGAACCGGACCGCGAGGCGCGCCGCAAGATCCTGGAGGTCCACACCCGCGAGAAGCCGCTGACCGACGAGGTCGACTTGGAACGGGTCGCAGACGAGACGGAGGGGTACTCCGGCGCGGAGATCGCCTCACTGACCCGAGCGGCCGCGATGCGCGCCATCGAGCGCGTCGCCGACGAGCACGGCGAGGCCGCCAACGACCACGCCGACGAGGTCGGGGTCACCGGCGAGGACTTCGACGCCGCGCTCGAATCGGTCCGCCCCGAGACCGCCTGAGGGCGGGGAAACGGATTGTCGCACGACCCCGTTCGACCCGCTCTCAGTCGTCTTCAGCGGTCGCGCCCGCTTCCGTTTCGTCTTCCTCGGACGCGCCCTCGCCGGCCTCTCCGCTCCCGTGACCGCCGTGCGCGTGGGCGTCGCCGAGCGCGCCGGCGCCGAACTCGTCGACGGGCGTGACGCTGTAATCGACCGTGAGCGTGTCCTTCGTCGCGCGGACCTTCCCCACGAACGCCGATATCTCCTCTAACCCGCCCTCCAGTACGAACAGCTCCATACAGTACTGCGAGCCGACGTGGCTGTGGAAGTTCGAGGCGACGATCCCCTCGTCCTCGTGTCGCAGCCGCATCATCCGCTCTTCGACGTTCGTCGTCTCGTAGTTGAACAGGACCGTCACCACGGCCATCAGCGCGCGGTCCTCCAGCTTCGCGTCCTCGAACTCGCCGAGGAGGTTCCGCGAGGCCTCGCGGACGACCTCGCTGCGCCCGGTGTACCCGTGTTCGTCCGCGAAGCTGTCGATCCGTTCGAGTAACTCCTCCGGCATGGAGACGCTGACGACTGTCATGTATTAACTCACGCCGGCAAAGTTGTTAATCCTTGAGGTCCGAGCGGTCGCGTTCCGCTTCCCGTTCGGGCTCGTCGCCACCCTCCGAACCGTCGACGACGTTCTCTCTTCCGCCGCCGCCCTCGATCCGCTCGCCGAGCCACGCGTAGTGGTCGAGCAGCGCCGCCTCGCCCGCGTCGGTGAGCGCGTACACGTCGGCGATTCCCTCGGTCCGTCGGTCGAGGTACCCGGCCTCGACGAGCGCGGAGAGGGTGCCGTAGAAGGAGCCGGGGTCGATCCGCTCGTCGTAGTGGGATTCGAGCCGGCTCTTCGCCGACTGCGCGCGCAGCTCCCCGTGGTCGTACAGCAGCGCGCAGAGGTCGCGACGACGGCCGCTGTGGAACCACTTGGTCATGGTCGGCGCCTCGCCCCGCGGGCTGATAAATTGCTCACGACGCGTCGACCGCGCCGTCGGAATCGACGCGCACGCCGCCGCGGCGGCCGGCATCGCTACCGTTGCCGCCGACCAGTTCGTCGAGGCGGCTCACGCGTCGGTCGCCGAGGACGCACCGCCCGCGCTCGTCGTGGCCGACGCGCTCGACGTGGACCGCGTCGAGGCCGGCGTTCCAGGCGGCCGCCACGTCGCTCTCGCCGTCACCGACGTAGTAGCCGCGGCCTCGGTTCGGGTCGACGCCGAGCACGCCCATCGCGGCCTCGATCGGGTCGGGCGCCGGCTTCCACCCCGTCTCGTCGGTACAGCAGACGACCGCGTCGAACCGGTCGTCGAGGTCGACGTGATCGAGGACCGGCTCCGCAAGGAACTCCTGGCAGTGGGTAACGAGCCCGGTCGGCCCGCCGACTTCGCTCACGCGGTCGAGCAGGCGCGCGGCGTCGTCGTGGAGGTACGTCGCCTCCGCGCGGGCGACGGGGTCCTCCACGGCGTGGAACGCCGGCCAGAACGCGTCGGGGTCGACGCCCATCCCGCGGAGGGTCTCGGCGCGAG is a window encoding:
- a CDS encoding molybdopterin-dependent oxidoreductase, whose amino-acid sequence is MSSDDSGEGGAGVSRRDFVKAAGSIGVIAAASNAAVDVDVDDLWTDDEHHYVGDEYGEYGASDVIHTTCGQCNTFCPIKVRLADGSGTGEYSSLVRKLAGNPYSFLTTQPFSQVPYDSDPEDVAMGDVDGSGDVDTDRWSLSGGRICLKGQAGIQTAFDSYRVRQPMKRVGPRGSGEWKTVSWDEAIRDIVEGDDELGHPGLEDIWGYAPQEAVMSDWEAVQSGELSKSAFDEKYADDLIDTDHPDLGPKSNQIVDVGGFRRNFIRNRLWHQGLGSINSIHHAGTCGVSSVMGNVRSHAAQKKRQYPDVENCEYLIAWGTNPMVANKGPTWLAPKLTNAIEDGMRMDVVDPRLSKTAEKADTWVPVEPGADGALALGMARWIIENDRHDLTYLQNPSRSAASDDDEPTWSDATHLVLVDEPAGPKAHAADLGLVDEDDEAADDFVAVDAATGEPRPASEVDTAVLDVDVTIDGTAVRSVWSQYRERVFEHTVEEYAEMAGVPAEQIAEIADEFTSHGKRAAIMAYRGPAKHTNGFYNTRAIATLQHLIGNYDWKGGQITPYAGYDTMSGRYELGSVPDGHSPWGIPLLRGGVNYEDTSLFDRDDGYPAKRPWFPVAPPQATQELYGSAADEYPYGVEALFIRPYSNNHVMAVAGGDEIPAILKDTDTIPLIVASDTVIGETSQYADYILPEPTYLERWENFGTYPNKRLADEKISQPAVSVVPNARPFEDVLVELWSELDLPGVGEDAVPDADGDLWPLERAEDFYLKLAANIAYSRDPVADASEDERRVFRESHENGLGEAFDLDRWKAAVTDEEWPKVVTVLNRGGRFEEPTEGYDEAFAEHGHDYDYAERADDSNAYDGEHMRYKLESRVDFYSEVVPNGKHSFTGERFDPLPRVDDVEHYDGTVQAAVSGDDDRERPLRLINWKPRTQGMHRTQNSPWLRETRPENPLWINPRDAEERGIENGDEIAIDAGRETVDGVAMVTSGIRPGVVGAMWGWGRTGDGATAQTVDGETRPAVEADGHSDYQFDEPMSEEAGYAKGRDAGFAINHVQPLDARLGDTGLSDLVGGSNAQYDAFVDVERR
- the nrfD gene encoding NrfD/PsrC family molybdoenzyme membrane anchor subunit, which gives rise to MATQSPHVEFDPGFEDDRLRVAWYAVVGVLVAVGAYATYFRLTEGMASTNLTSVVPWGAWVAFYIYFVGLSAGAFLVSTMANVFEVEGMHRIDREALFAAVISMAVALLFVWIDLGRMDRMYFPFLWRQLTSALSWEVHAYVAYIGILITELYFSMRIDLARVAERTSGLKRRFYAALALGRLDTSEASQAFDRRWLKRAGVVGIPLAIFMVHGGTGVLFAVSKARPYWNSGLFPVIFVVSALLSGTALVMLIYVLRTRLFDGESVDPDLLDRLAQLVIGFIIVDAALTAIETFIAIASLHPHEIETWQVIMYGPMSWSFWWFMVGFSWVFPMVLLSKRSWRRSPSVMVLAGLSVVVGIVAVRFNIVVPAQVMPVMEGLPHGSYFPTLVEWGTSVGMIGVGLLLYTLGAETLPLTPLSGGDHE
- a CDS encoding 4Fe-4S dicluster domain-containing protein translates to MSTADDGDTLPGIPNVGKADLDAMVEAERPDPREELADVEADTDLGVAMAEDAQRVARGEITGDDYWEKYDEAAAAEFGEAYRETPNPAVDSGDQTVSTETAESLSCAVGSMDTFSTETAQVEDEAGDESDGGIGAGDEKWGMVIDLQKCVGCDSCTVACKSENRTPPGVSYNVVMEEEHGEFPNVTRTNVPRPCMQCDNPPCVQVCPVSATYKMDDGVVNIDYDRCIGCRYCNIACPYGARYFDFGENYDDEVEGAGEVTSPEYGVDRGPREEGESPIGNIRKCSFCTHRLERGEEPACVETCVGDARNMGDLENPDSEVAKMADSSRAFQLKEDEGTDPNVYYLK
- a CDS encoding bacterio-opsin activator domain-containing protein yields the protein MNWIIALSIGLRLLGVGYSVLLLASTRDRRFGFLTLLLTFMTLRQLLTVRTATTGVEELPGLVVSGLTLLTVYYLSEYVDEEDAVKARLERANERLRGFRKAIEHAGHAIFLTDPEGTIEYANPAVETVTGYGPDEVVGENPRLWQSGKHDDEFYEGLWEQIESGSVWEGELTNRRKSGELCWIDATIAPITEDGEVDRYVAIERDVTERKERELRIEDQNERLALLNNTNEVLRDVNRELVAASTRAEIEAAVCEQFASAELFDVAWTGGRGLVDGTVSPRSCSGADVDALDGHIETLCATDPTPIEAALDASRPVFTEVDDDDLAGCPGESHCVVVPLAYRGAEYGVLVVMTRNADAFDLIERDIFAELGRTVADAISAVESKRTLAADSVTELEFQLTGIDEPLATMAAELDCTVDVEHVGGGEDDRVQYVTVADAEPDAVSEYAAGADGVDAAQHVYTHEGRSLFRFSLGERSIVATLAQYGAGVESLSVAGTSGTLVAHVASSNDIRSVVDALQTAYDGLTLVAQRERERDVQTEAGFRKQLAGALTDRQREAARTAHYAGFFEWPREHTGEEVASMMDISQTTFTQHLRAAENKLFAALFDDAVTVS
- the endA gene encoding tRNA-intron lyase, which produces MQPTGHLRGDAVRVGGDARQRFYDARGYGRPLDGNEIALSRVEAAHLLFRGDLSGITLSDDSDPVGFERFFVASAAAADRFAVRFLVYSDLRDRGFYLSPAREPWPGGDDAPSDAVDFVAYERGETPDTGNVKYPIQVVGERESVAAAELAGRTLAVVDEESDITYFAAEAGGIEGATDYEPPSDLTGVLLADRVVVWDAPEDLYERGFYGRPLTGRAADVEGALQLSLVEAASLAADGRLSLSASVEGERTEDADANAGDAAARVVARGRDVEGERFDRRLAVYKRLRAADAVPKTGFKFGADFRTYLDVETVDDLPHSEHLVRVVGPDHEFSPRELSLDVRLAGGVRKEMAFALTAVGGERSSDGAAGATLDADVEWLSVDRLTP